A genomic region of Rhizobium sp. NXC24 contains the following coding sequences:
- the purC gene encoding phosphoribosylaminoimidazolesuccinocarboxamide synthase, whose protein sequence is MNRRRRIYEGKAKILYEGPEPGTLIQFFKDDATAFNKKKHEVIDGKGVLNNRICEYIFSHLNKIGIPTHFIRRLNMREQLIKEVEMIPLEIVVRNVAAGSLAKRLGIEEGVVLPRSIIEFYYKSDALEDPMVSEEHITAFGWANPAELDDIMALAIRVNDFMTGLFLGVGIQLVDFKIECGRLFEGDMMRIILADEISPDSCRLWDIETHEKMDKDRFRRDMGGLLEAYSEVARRLGIINENEPVRGTGPVLVK, encoded by the coding sequence ATGAACCGTCGCCGCCGTATTTACGAGGGCAAGGCCAAGATCCTTTACGAAGGGCCTGAGCCGGGCACGCTGATCCAGTTTTTTAAGGATGACGCCACCGCCTTCAACAAGAAGAAACACGAAGTTATCGATGGCAAGGGCGTTCTGAACAATCGTATTTGCGAATATATTTTCAGCCATCTGAATAAGATCGGCATTCCCACGCACTTTATCCGTCGTCTCAACATGCGCGAGCAGTTGATCAAGGAAGTGGAGATGATTCCGCTCGAGATCGTCGTGCGCAACGTCGCTGCCGGCTCGCTCGCCAAGCGCCTCGGTATCGAAGAGGGCGTTGTGCTGCCGCGCTCGATCATCGAATTCTACTACAAGTCCGACGCGCTCGAAGATCCGATGGTCTCCGAAGAGCACATCACGGCGTTCGGCTGGGCCAATCCGGCTGAGCTTGATGACATCATGGCGCTCGCCATCCGCGTCAACGACTTCATGACCGGCCTCTTCCTTGGCGTCGGCATCCAGCTCGTCGATTTCAAGATCGAATGCGGTCGCCTGTTCGAAGGCGACATGATGCGGATCATCCTCGCGGATGAAATTTCGCCGGATAGCTGCCGTCTCTGGGATATCGAAACCCACGAGAAGATGGACAAGGATCGCTTCCGCCGCGACATGGGCGGTCTGTTGGAAGCCTATTCCGAAGTCGCCCGCCGGCTCGGCATCATCAATGAAAACGAACCCGTGCGCGGCACGGGCCCGGTTCTCGTCAAGTAA
- the purS gene encoding phosphoribosylformylglycinamidine synthase subunit PurS: MIKARVTVTLKNGVLDPQGKAIEGALGALGFDGVHQVRQGKVFDLELDGSDKAKAEAELKTMCEKLLANTVIENFSISID, encoded by the coding sequence GTGATCAAGGCTCGTGTAACCGTCACGCTGAAAAACGGCGTTCTCGATCCGCAGGGCAAGGCAATCGAGGGCGCGCTCGGCGCACTCGGCTTCGACGGCGTCCATCAGGTCCGCCAGGGTAAGGTTTTCGACCTGGAGCTTGACGGCTCCGACAAGGCCAAAGCCGAAGCCGAGCTGAAAACCATGTGCGAAAAACTCCTCGCCAACACGGTGATCGAGAATTTCAGCATTTCGATCGACTGA
- the purQ gene encoding phosphoribosylformylglycinamidine synthase subunit PurQ, which yields MKSAVVQLPGLNRDRDMIAALTKISGNAPITVWQTETEIPDVDLIVIPGGFSYGDYLRCGAIAARMPVMQAIKEKADKGVKVLGVCNGFQILLEAGMLPGALMRNASLKFVCREIKLEVANAETDFSRAYAKGQVIRCPVAHHDGNYFADAETLAAIEGNGQVVFRYAEGTNPNGSINDIAGVINSKGNVLGMMPHPENLIEAAHGGADGRGLFASALDVIAA from the coding sequence ATGAAATCAGCAGTCGTTCAACTTCCCGGCCTCAATCGCGACCGTGACATGATCGCGGCGCTGACCAAGATTTCCGGCAATGCGCCTATCACGGTCTGGCAGACGGAAACCGAGATCCCGGATGTCGATCTGATCGTTATTCCCGGTGGCTTTTCCTATGGCGATTATCTGCGCTGCGGCGCGATCGCAGCCCGCATGCCGGTCATGCAGGCGATCAAGGAAAAGGCCGACAAGGGCGTCAAGGTTCTCGGCGTCTGCAATGGCTTCCAGATCCTGCTGGAAGCCGGCATGTTGCCCGGCGCGCTGATGCGCAATGCCTCGCTGAAATTCGTCTGCCGCGAGATCAAGCTCGAGGTCGCCAATGCCGAAACGGATTTCAGCCGCGCCTACGCCAAAGGTCAGGTGATCCGCTGCCCGGTCGCCCACCATGACGGCAATTATTTTGCCGACGCGGAAACGCTGGCGGCGATCGAAGGCAATGGTCAGGTGGTGTTCCGCTATGCTGAAGGCACCAATCCAAACGGCTCCATCAACGATATCGCCGGTGTTATCAACAGCAAGGGCAACGTGCTTGGCATGATGCCGCATCCGGAGAACCTGATCGAAGCGGCCCACGGCGGCGCCGACGGTCGCGGTCTCTTCGCCTCCGCCCTCGACGTGATCGCCGCCTGA